From the genome of Pseudomonadota bacterium:
CGACGCCACCGCCAGCTATTTCGGCCAGCAGAGCGGCAAAGGCACCATGCCGCATGCGCTCATCGGCTATGCCGGCTCGACGGTGCGCGCGGCCGAGATGTTCCACGAGACCTTTCCCGATGACGGTATCGCCGTGCTGGTCGACTACTACGGCCGCGAGATCACCGACAGCCTGGATGTGTGCCGGCGCTTTCCCGATCTCGCCGCTTCCGGCCGGCTCTCGCTCAGGCTCGATACCCATGGCGGCCGCTACATCGAGGGCCTCGATGTGGGGTCCTCCTATGCGCTCCTCGAGCGCAACGCGCCGGAGGCGATCCGCGGCTACCGCACCGAGGCCGAGCTGCGCTCGCTCATCGGCCCGGGGGTGTCGGCGGCCGCTATCTGGTCCTTGCGCGAGAGTCTGGACAAGACCGGCTTCCCCGCGGTCAAGATCGTCGCCTCCTCGGGCTTCTCGCCGGCCAAATGCAGGGTCATGGCGCTCGCCCGGGCGCCGATCGACGTGGTCGGCACCGGCTCCTACCTGCCGGAAAACTGGAGCGAGACCTACGCCACCGCCGACATCGTCGCCTATGACGGCGAGCCCATGGTCAAGGTCGGCCGCGAGTTTCTGCTGCGCAAGGCGAAGGTCGCCTCGTGAGCGAACCATCGGAACAGCGGGTTTCCCTCGAACCGTTCTTCGTCGAGCTCGGCCGCTCTCTCAGCGCGGCGACAGCGGATGCGCTGCAGGCGCGCCCGAACCCGGGCCAGCTCC
Proteins encoded in this window:
- a CDS encoding nicotinate phosphoribosyltransferase, whose product is MQPTVDDIPRFTDQYFLKTKACVGRFGDKRVTYAVFMRRPVTSAPRLAIDWLETVARARGVSFEIDLNYQEGAWVGAGQPIFYLSGSLFHLVDLETIYLQKLGAASVAAYNAYTMCVDLPKTAFLAMDARHCAGTEMAELMAYGACVGSRKAQKKVGAIGFVANATDATASYFGQQSGKGTMPHALIGYAGSTVRAAEMFHETFPDDGIAVLVDYYGREITDSLDVCRRFPDLAASGRLSLRLDTHGGRYIEGLDVGSSYALLERNAPEAIRGYRTEAELRSLIGPGVSAAAIWSLRESLDKTGFPAVKIVASSGFSPAKCRVMALARAPIDVVGTGSYLPENWSETYATADIVAYDGEPMVKVGREFLLRKAKVAS